In the Leishmania mexicana MHOM/GT/2001/U1103 complete genome, chromosome 31 genome, one interval contains:
- a CDS encoding putative protein transport protein Sec13: MVPHLANGAAAPAVPQMPAVQEHTDVVHDTQFDYYGLQLATASSDRTIGIYVARAGAPLNRVATLTGHEGPVWMVSWAHPRFGNLLASASYDQKAIIWKEIRQGAPKWTPVHVIDIHQGSVNAVQWAPEEYGPVVATASSDGTVAITTYRDGCWQPSMKLSNNSNQIAHAMGATSVTFAPFKSELADHVVVASGGCDGHVRLWVSASSPERGLGFELHQVIEAHADWVRDVAFCPSSPASRFVILASCGQDKTVVMYRKPWDQLCAEISEGVSQATEWERSVIEFAEPVWRLSWAPSGEMLVVTNAKSEVFVLREGVDFTEPWIKLPLKDFQQ; this comes from the coding sequence ATGGTGCCACACCTGGCaaacggtgctgctgcgcccgctgTGCCACAGATGCCAGCTGTTCAAGAGCACACGGATGTCGTTCACGACACGCAGTTTGACTACTATGGTCTGCAGCTCGCCACTGCCAGCTCCGATAGAACGATCGGCATTTACGTCGCCCGGGCGGGTGCCCCGTTGAACCGCGTGGCAACTCTTACCGGTCATGAGGGCCCTGTGTGGATGGTCAGTTGGGCACACCCACGCTTCGGCAACCttctcgcctccgcctcgtacGATCAGAAGGCGATAATCTGGAAAGAGATCCGCCAGGGTGCACCCAAGTGGACTCCTGTGCATGTCATCGACATCCACCAGGGCAGCGTAAACGCGGTGCAGTGGGCGCCGGAGGAGTACGGCCCggtcgtcgccaccgccagcagcgacggcaccgtTGCCATCACCACATACCGTGACGGCTGCTGGCAGCCTAGCATGAAGCTAAGCAACAATAGCAACCAAATTGCGCACGCAATGGGGGCGACGAGCGTAACGTTCGCGCCGTTCAAGTCGGAGCTGGCAGACCACGTAGTGGTCGCATCTGGCGGATGCGACGGTCACGTGCGCCTTTGGGTGTCTGCGAGCTCCCCAGAGCGCGGCTTGGGGTTTGAACTGCATCAGGTGATCGAAGCGCACGCGGACTGGGTTCGCGATGTTGCATTCTGTCCTTCATCCCCGGCATCCCGCTTCGTCATCCTTGCGTCGTGCGGGCAGGATAAGACAGTTGTGATGTATCGGAAGCCGTGGGATCAGCTGTGCGCGGAGATTAGCGAAGGTGTCTCGCAGGCTACGGAATGGGAGCGGAGTGTCATCGAGTTTGCAGAGCCTGTCTGGAGGCTTTCATGGGCCCCTTCGGGTGAGATGCTTGTGGTGACAAATGCAAAGTCCGAAGTGTTTGTGCTTCGCGAAGGTGTCGACTTCACCGAACCGTGGATTAAGCTTCCTTTGAAGGACTTCCAGCAGTAG
- a CDS encoding putative syntaxin 5: MRLTQLANRQSVFDDQTAEVSELTQMVKSSLQRLHNDAGTLEELKRRAVESQKGSIQAKGDARGMFGSSSDHLRTSEKHSDTVVETLRSRLARTGQQFRTTLQHQSKSLKDKANRRHMFTTADRPQTFESALFQDQEQHQQQQLLLSGTANTQYYQQRADAVLEIEAAVQEVGELFNDFTRLVQEQEEVVLRIDTDVDNAVRHVNAGSNELMRYLTNLSSNRGLILKVFAILFFFLMLFGILVVR, encoded by the coding sequence ATGCGTTTGACACAGCTGGCAAACCGCCAGAGCGTCTTTGACGACCAGACAGCTGAGGTGAGTGAGTTGACGCAGATGGTGAAGAGCTCGCTGCAACGCCTCCACAACGATGCAGGaacgctggaggagctgaagcggCGAGCCGTTGAGTCGCAAAAAGGGAGCATTCAAGCCAAGGGCGACGCTCGCGGTATGTTTGGCAGCTCTTCCGACCACCTCCGTACGTCTGAGAAGCACAGTGACACTGTTGTTGAGACACTGCGCAGCCGGCTGGCTCGCACCGGCCAGCAGTTCCGCACCACTCTCCAGCATCAATCCAAAAGCCTAAAGGATAAAGCGAACCGGCGTCACATGTTCACCACAGCGGATCGACCGCAAACATTTGAGAGTGCGCTTTTTCAGGATCAGGAGcaacatcagcagcagcaactgctGCTCTCCGGAACTGCCAACACGCAGTACTACCAGCAGCGAGCGGACGCCGTGCTGGAAATCGAGGCAGCTGTGCAGGAAGTTGGTGAACTCTTCAACGATTTCACACGCCTTGTtcaggagcaggaggaggttgTGCTCCGCATTGACACAGATGTGGACAACGCTGTGCGTCACGTCAATGCCGGAAGCAATGAGCTGATGCGATATTTGACGAACCTGAGCTCCAACCGCGGGCTCATTCTGAAGGTGTTTGCAATactcttcttcttcctcatGCTCTTTGGTATCCTCGTGGTGCGCTAA
- a CDS encoding putative N-myristoyl transferase, translated as MSRNSSNSDAAHAFWSTQPVPQTEDETEKIVFAGPMDEPKTVADIPEEPYPIASTFEWWTPNMEAADDIHAIYELLRDNYVEDDDSMFRFNYSEEFLQWALCPPSYIPDWHVAVRRKSDKKLLAFIAGVPVTLRMGTPKYMKVKAKEKGQEEAAAKYDEPRHICEINFLCVHKQLREKRLAPILIKEVTRRVNRTNVWQAVYTAGVLLPTPYASGQYFHRSLNPEKLVEIRFSGIPAQYQKFQNPMAMLKRNYQLPSAPKNSGLREMKPSDVPQIRRILMNYLDNFDVGPVFSDAEISHYLLPRNGVVFTYVVENDKKVTDFFSFYRIPSTVIGNSNYNILNAAYVHYYAATSMPLHQLILDLLIVAHSRGFDVCNMVEILDNRSFVEQLKFGAGDGYLRYYFYNWAYPKIKPSQVALVML; from the coding sequence ATGTCTCGCAATTCATCGAACTCTGACGCTGCGCATGCGTTCTGGAGCACACAGCCCGTACCGCAGACGGAAGATGAGACGGAGAAAATCGTGTTCGCCGGTCCGATGGACGAGCCAAAGACGGTGGCCGATATTCCTGAGGAACCGTACCCGATCGCCAGCACATTTGAGTGGTGGACGCCAAACATGGAGGCGGCCGACGACATTCACGCAATTTATGAGCTTCTCCGCGATAACTACGTCGAAGATGACGACAGCATGTTTCGCTTCAACTACTCCGAGGAGTTTCTTCAGTGGGCACTGTGCCCGCCGAGCTACATCCCGGACTGGCACGTCGCAGTTCGCCGGAAGTCGGATAAGAAGCTGCTGGCTTTTATTGCCGGCGTTCCCGTGACGTTGCGCATGGGCACTCCCAAATACATGAAGGTGAaagcaaaggaaaagggtcaagaggaggcggcggccaagTATGATGAACCGCGCCACATTTGCGAAATCAACTTTCTCTGTGTCCACAAGCAACTCCGGGAGAAGCGGCTTGCCCCGATTTTGATCAAAGAGGTGACACGCCGCGTGAACCGCACCAACGTGTGGCAGGCGGTATACACGGCTGGGGTGCTGTTACCCACTCCGTATGCATCAGGGCAGTACTTCCACCGCAGCCTGAATCCCGAGAAACTTGTGGAGATCCGCTTCAGCGGCATTCCAGCGCAGTACCAAAAATTCCAGAACCCAATGGCAATGCTGAAGCGCAACTACCAGCTGCCGAGCGCACCAAAGAACTCTGGTCTTCGTGAAATGAAGCCGTCTGACGTTCCGCAGATTCGGCGGATTCTCATGAACTACCTGGACAACTTCGATGTAGGTCCCGTCTTTAGCGACGCCGAAATCAGCCACTATCTCCTTCCCCGCAACGGCGTGGTCTTTACCTACGTGGTGGAAAACGATAAGAAGGTGACGGACTTCTTTTCCTTCTATCGAATTCCGTCGACGGTGATTGGGAACAGCAATTACAACATTCTCAACGCAGCGTACGTCCACTACTATGCCGCAACGAGTATGCCTTTGCATCAACTCATTCTCGACCTTTTGATCGTGGCGCACTCGCGCGGCTTCGACGTGTGCAATATGGTAGAGATCCTCGACAACCGGTCGTTTGTTGAGCAGCTTAAGTttggcgccggcgacggtTATCTTCGGTATTACTTCTACAACTGGGCGTATCCAAAGATCAAGCCATCTCAGGTTGCCTTGGTGATGCTGTAG